cagggggaaggtggacatgccacttcctgggccggtgggatgggacacagtcttttggtggtgggaatggtgtttatgtacactcctagtaaagtgtagtcatataaatcactagttaaataatatgagaggggaaaaattaattgtatgtctcaaagtttttaaaacacagactgaatctttttaatatataggctgtgtatttgatatgcagattctctcaaaatcctagaccacgtagatcagaagcaaccagtggcacagctatatacaagatactgagtactatacaacaaaccctaacaaaaggactttttattttattatttttatttatttatttattttttaatttaagaaaggattaattaacaaaaccatagggtaggaggggtacaactccacacaattcccaccacccaatctccatatcccaccccctcccccgatagctttcccattctctatccctctgggagcatggacccagggtcattgagggttgcagaaggtagaaggtctggcttctgtaattgcttcctcgctgaacatgggcattgactggtacaaaaggactttttaaagttgacCCAATTTCTAAataagctatcgggggaggggatgagatttggagttctggtggtgggaattgtgtggagttgtatccctcttatcctatggttttgtcaatgtttcctttttgtataaaaaaatttgaaagaagTCACAATAGaaatcagagaaataaagaatatagtatcttaaaaagaaagaaaagaaatattcctTAATTGTGCTCACAGGGGATTTATGGGCCACCTCAGTGATCATTAGGAACTTCTTTGTAAAATGCCTGGATGGTACCTGAGGTTTGGGTGCCATCCCCACTCCTGTTTCCAGGAGCAGCCACTGCTGAGGTCCGGAGAGCACGAATGAAGAGGAGCAATGGCTTCTGAGTCACAGGCAGCcagtggcagagctgagcagttgaaCCTTAGGCCTCTGCTTTAGCATTTGTCCTCTTCCCTATGGACTGTACCCTATCCCATGCTGGGCGAGACCCTCTTGTGAAGTGAACTGGATactcagaaaacaaaagattGCTATGATTGTACAactatcctttttattttttcccaatcTGAGTGCTATAGTCTACTTTTTTATGTGATGATGAAGAATGAACTGGTATGCAGAGGTACACTTCATAGTGATGATTTTCTCCctaacatttttattcattttttaaaaatattttatttatttattggtgagaaagacaggaggaggggaatgttatccatgtacaaactattgtatttactgttgaatgtaaaacattaattccccaataagaaataaatttttaaagaaaagacaggaggagagagacagaaccagacatcactctggtatatgtgctgccagggattgaactcaagacctcatccttgaaagtccaatgttttagCAACTACACCACCTcttgggccacttttttttttttttttttttttttttttaccagaacactgttcagttctggcttatggtggtgcaggggattgaacctgggacgttggaatctcaggcatgagagtctgtttgcataaccactatgctatctacgctctgctttattcattttaatatcttttttattttattttccctaatgttgcccttgttgttttttattattgttttaagataggatatagagatatggagagaggaggggaagatagagaaggggagagaaaaacagacacttgcagacctgctttactacctgtgaagtgactcccctgtaggtggggagccgagggctcaaactgggatccttatgctagtccctgagttctgcgccacatgcacttaactcactgtgctactgcctgactcccttaatgtcttttaaaaatattttatttatttgaaagagacagagaaaaaccaagagggttgggggaggtagcgagaaagacagacacctgcagccctgcttcctactcgcaaaactttccttcttcagtcggggagtgggggcttgaacctgggtccttccactctgtaacatatgcactcaatcaggtgcaccaccacctggccccctatattctttctattttagggaggggaagaaatcaaAGATGAAGATgctcagagaggggagagaagcatCACTATCCATGGTACTAGCATGTGGTGCTGTGGTTTGAACCAATAGCCTCACACAGCAAGGAAACTACCTGACAGAACTTATGTAATCCATCAAATGTAGCAAAGCTTTTACATTAAAAACCTGAAGTTCCAAGGTAAACACCAGTCATCCACAGAATTTAAGTCATCTCCAGAAACAGAATCCTCGAGTTCCTAATGGTGCCTAAACACAGACACAGAGCCCAGTGAGTGGTGACAGGGAAACGGCTGCAGGCTTCTGTTGTCGCAGAGATCTGAAGGCAACAGAACAGAGAGACTCAAGAGAGTAAAAGGCTTCGCTTCATTGTTGCATTTTATTAAACCTTGTCTAattgtcttcctctttcctcaaAATTCTGGAGTTGTCTGCAGAATTCCAAGAACCCGATGCCCTGAAACAAGTAATATCTTAGGACTGGGGTATGGGAGTATATAGAAGAATGTGGGGGAAGCATGCTGGCTAGGTGTCCGTTCAGCTTTAGATGTTGCTATCAACACAATATCAGTGGAATGAAAGAGTCTCTACACACCATGTATattgactttattaatttattttttattggaaggttcagtggtttacagtaaatgcagatccccatctgcaggtggctaGCATAGTAACTGTGACatgtgctgcaagtttctctcgacttatttcccttttccttctcaattgttCTCTCTTCTAACAAACACAAGACTAAAAGACTACATATTAGAAGAAAagggtcaggagcagtggattaaagaacagtcaccaagccccagagataatcctggtggcaattacaaACAAAGAAATACCCCAGGAAATAGTCTCCAAGAAAAGTGCCTGAGCTCCCAACCAGTTGATGTTCCTGTGCTTATCTGATATCACTTGTGGAATCTTTCTCTTGAAAGACCATCAGGCCTCCACAAAGGTTGGTGTGCCTGTCCCTGTCCCTAGAACTGGAAGGTTTCTATAAGGATGTCACAGCAAAATGCCCACAACTGGCACCATAGACATTGTTCTTAAAGTCCCAAAGTCCAGGATAGATCCAAAGTGAAGTAGCCCTGGGACAGTTCTAAAGAGAAGCTCCAAGATGTCTTCTGGGGCCAGCTTTGTCTCTGTTCCCACTCTCCCAACCCAACATCAGATCATGCAGAGATCCACTGTCAGCCTGGGTCACCACTGGACACCCTTGGACAGGCCTTACTGTGCTCTCCAAAGGACCCACCTCCCCTGATTAAACCATTAGGTATTGGTTCACAAAAAGCAAGCAGAGGAAATCAGGACATTTCAAGCACACtaaaaacaaaactgagaaaaAGCAGTCATCAGGTGTTTTTGTCAAATCTGTTTATTGCAGTTATTGGTATCTTTTAACTGAGAGCACATCTGAAGTCTggattgcagggttataggagTTTAAGCttggacctcagagtttcaggcatgaaagttacttGTTTCCCCAGCTCAGATGTCTCCCTTGCCAGAAATGATAGAATACAGTAAGAAGAAGTTCTTCCAATTACTGTGATTCCAGGACAAACAGGACATGAATCCAGGTGTCAGTTCATCCTTCATAGCCATCTTGAGCACAGATGCTAAGAGGTTTAGAATCTTTTCCCAAACAGAAATAGGGCTTCAGTGGATGAGAAAGTGTCTCACGGAAAGAATGGATGTGGGAACTGTCATTCAAATTGTAAAAGGAAATCTGACCCAGCTCATAGTCCAGGTAAACTCCAATGCCTCTGGGCTTGGTCTTCAAGGCCAGAGGAACGAGCTTTGCACCTCTTGCCACATAGTCTCCATCCTGCAGTTGAATGGTCCAGCACCTGTTCTGAAAGAGGGGGAGCTGCTGCAACCTGCCTGATGGGGAGTGGATACACATCCCTATGGCCCAGCTAGGCTTGTCCTCTACCTGCACCTCCCAGTAATGGCGGCCGACACAGAACTCTTCAGAACCCAGGACTTCAAGAACAAGTGGAATTTTCTGTTGTCTTTGAAGAACATTCCTACTTTCCTCCATATAGGTCACAGATCTCTTGTTCTTGGACACATGGAGATGAGGATGTGCAGTGTGTGGATCCAGAGTCACATCTTCTCTGAATATGTGTCTAATCACCTGCAGGTCTGAATTCAGTGGAGGGAgactccatccctccctctttaGGTCAACGGAGCACACAGTTGGGATCTCCACGCTCTCACATCTGCCATAGACCTTTCCAACCCCAGTCAGCATATGCAGATCTGCCTTCACAGTTCTTTCTGACACCTGTGGATCAGATTTACAATGGTGgatgaattttcaaaaaaagtATTGGAGTTGTTGTTGATTCTGTGCTTAAAGATCAGTTCCTCCTCAGTTAACTTGCACAGAATtgcctctagctccctctccatAACCTCCTGAATTATTACGAGTTCATTGATGAACTTCAACCTCTGTTTGCTCAgccaatctttctttttctgcagaTTTTTGATTTGTCTGTCTGTATCTTGCTGAAATTCTGAACAGCTTATCAGGGTGCTGGTGTGAACATTGATCATCTGTCTGTAGTGAGAAGCAGCCTCCTCCATGGACCTCacgtggtggtgctggtggtcagGGGGCTGAACACAGCCAGGACACAGCACCTCCAGGTCCTCCTCACAGAAGAGGCTCAGCACCTGGTTGTGCCTCTCACACAACCTTGTCTCCTGCTGCTGCACTTCCTCACTCCTGCTGGGGAGGAGCTGGGTGATTTCAATGATCCTTGCCAGCTGGCTGTTGGCAGTCCAGTGCCTCTGTTGACAAGTGTGTCTGCAGACAGGGCAAGTGAATTTGTCCAGATCTTCATGCCAGTACTGTTGGAGGCAGGGCTGGCAGAAGTTATGCCCACACTCAATGGTGGCAGGCTCTCTCATGTAGTCCAAGCATATTGCACATTTTGTATCTGCCTGCATCGCCTCCATTTAATCTGGGGAAAAAGGGCTGGAGCTTCCTTGGGTTTCCTCAGGATGTTTGCCTCTGGTTTACTCTCCAGAGAGAAGACACAGTCTCAGGACTCTGTTGCCTTTTGCTGAGTATCTCTGGAGCAAAGTCAGCCTCCGAAAGTGGCAGAGCTTGCTGCTCAATGATTCTGTTGGACACCTACAGTTCTAGTTCACGGAGTCTGCTGCCTTAAATTGCTTGGATTGTGTGACAGCTCAGAATTCTCCTGCTTGAAGGCACTCAGGAATCCACAATGTCCACTCCACCTGTGGAAGAGTATAAATTGACACAGGGATAAACAGTTCTGTGGTTTTTGTAGAAACTGTTCATTCTTTAACTGAACCTATCAGTAAAAAGCCTCAAtctgcaaccatcaccaaaccggccctgaaagaaagacctcttataaacaagaacatcactataatacttgcaacatatcaaataaacacttgttgaacaatggcactacaacacattaaatccataatatcagtaaatgtcaatggcttaaactcacccatcaaaaggcacagagtgggaggatggatcagaaaacataacctaaccatatgctgcttgcaagaatcccacttgacccaacaagataaacacagacttaaagtgaaaggatggaaaactatgctacaggctaatggaccacaaaaaaagtca
The sequence above is a segment of the Erinaceus europaeus chromosome 19, mEriEur2.1, whole genome shotgun sequence genome. Coding sequences within it:
- the LOC132534778 gene encoding tripartite motif-containing protein 75-like; translation: MQADTKCAICLDYMREPATIECGHNFCQPCLQQYWHEDLDKFTCPVCRHTCQQRHWTANSQLARIIEITQLLPSRSEEVQQQETRLCERHNQVLSLFCEEDLEVLCPGCVQPPDHQHHHVRSMEEAASHYRQMINVHTSTLISCSEFQQDTDRQIKNLQKKKDWLSKQRLKFINELVSERTVKADLHMLTGVGKVYGRCESVEIPTVCSVDLKREGWSLPPLNSDLQVIRHIFREDVTLDPHTAHPHLHVSKNKRSVTYMEESRNVLQRQQKIPLVLEVLGSEEFCVGRHYWEVQVEDKPSWAIGMCIHSPSGRLQQLPLFQNRCWTIQLQDGDYVARGAKLVPLALKTKPRGIGVYLDYELGQISFYNLNDSSHIHSFRETLSHPLKPYFCLGKDSKPLSICAQDGYEG